From one Triticum urartu cultivar G1812 chromosome 3, Tu2.1, whole genome shotgun sequence genomic stretch:
- the LOC125545751 gene encoding uncharacterized RNA methyltransferase pc1998 has protein sequence MPPPAGLLPWPSPTAPAPRITTTTQPRPPPRVRPPPPPPPPRRAPPPPPRLKPVVAPKPAASLPPPPAIVSTMDPASTCLNCTHFGSCSGCTHEFDLDKPPVLQEVADFFSGHGIEDFTFSRGRLSEWRCRAKLAVRGTPEKPLIGLYQEGTHTVQDIPDCRAHHPSINYAIKLLKQGISELSVQPFDEDAGTGELRYVQMTVTTYNTSIPVAQRYEQARVQVSFVWNSRDERSKNSEKLSLLQEFLWTNGGPRSNLHVIHSIWANFQTSTSNIIFGHKWRHIGGEADLWERFGGVDICLDPYSFGQANTLSFNSLLHKLIKYVPRGSTVVDLYSGAGVIGLAIAASRKCRSVRCVEINKMSKLSFEKSASRLPPNLGCTITWHNTDASAEPIHWLEGSSVAIVDPPRKGLHPSVINALQRVALSERKAFKAKSSLTKVKDEKRPWILRAREPAVHVDSTIMEESSGIWPETLIYISCGWDSFKKDCKSLISNEAWHLENAHAFNFFPGTDSIEVLAIFRRDSGIAQKKTKAKTKTKAKKKKTKPSKV, from the exons ATGCCTCCCCCGGCGGGGCTGCTCCCCTGGCCTTCCCCGACCGCCCCGGCGCCGCGTATCACCACCACGACCCAGCCGCGACCCCCGCCTCGCGttcgccctcctcctcctccccctccccctcgccgtgccccgccgccacctCCGCGGCTCAAGCCGGTCGTCGCGCCAAAACCGGCCGCCTCCCTGCCCCCGCCGCCCGCCATTGTCTCCACCATGGACCCCGCCTCCACCTGCCTCAACTGCACTCACTTCGGCTC GTGTTCCGGGTGCACTCACGAGTTCGACCTCGACAAGCCGCCGGTGCTGCAGGAGGTGGCGGATTTCTTCAGTGGCCACGGAATCGAAGACTTCACATTCAGCAGGGGCAGGCTG TCAGAATGGCGGTGCCGGGCGAAGCTAGCGGTACGTGGAACACCAGAGAAGCCGCTGATTGGCCTGTATCAAGAAGGGACACATACTGTTCAAGATATTCCCGATTGCAGAG CCCATCACCCAAGCATTAACTATGCTATTAAGCTTCTGAAGCAAG GTATATCTGAGCTCAGTGTGCAGCCTTTTGATGAAGATGCTGGTACTGGTGAACTAAGATACGTGCAG ATGACCGTGACGACATATAACACGTCTATTCCCGTTGCGCAAAGATACGAGCAAG CGAGAGTTCAAGTTTCATTCGTTTGGAATTCAAGAGACGAGCGCTCCAAAAATTCAGAGAAGTTGAGTTTGTTGCAAGAA TTCTTATGGACAAATGGTGGACCAAGAAGTAATTTGCATGTGATTCACTCTATATGGGCCAATTTCCAGACATCAACCAGCAAT ATAATTTTTGGGCATAAATGGAGACATATCGGCGGGGAGGCAGATCTGTGGGAGCGTTTTGGGGGAGTTGATATTTGTCTTGACCCTTATAGCTTTGGGCAGGCCAATACTCTG TCTTTTAACTCGTTACTGCATAAGTTGATCAAATATGTACCACGGGGCTCAACAGTTGTTGATTTATACTCTGGTGCCGGTGTTATTGGGTTAGCCATCGCGGCTTCTAGGAAATGCAG GTCTGTGAGATGTGTTGAGATCAATAAAATGTCGAAATTGTCTTTTGAGAAGTCAGCAAGCCGACTTCCACCAAACCTGGGTTGCACCATAACTTGGCACAATACTGATGCTTCAGCT GAACCCATTCACTGGCTTGAAGGGTCAAGTGTTGCTATCGTGGATCCTCCCAGGAAAGGACTGCACCCTTCTGTTATCAATGCTCTACAGAGAGTTGCTTTGTCTGAGCGCAAGGCGTTCAAGGCCAAAAG TTCACTTACAAAGGTCAAAGATGAGAAGAGACCATGGATCCTGCGAGCAAGGGAACCAGCTGTTCATGTTGATAGTACAATCATGGAAGAAAGTAGTGGAATATGGCCAGAGACCCTCATATACATCAGCTGCGGATGGGACAGTTTTAAAAAG GACTGCAAAAGCTTGATATCCAACGAGGCCTGGCATTTGGAGAATGCACATGCTTTTAACTTCTTCCCTGGCACTGATAG CATCGAAGTCCTGGCGATCTTCAGACGGGACTCTGGAATTGCTCAGAAGAAAACAAAAGCAAAAACGAAAACAAAAGCGAAAAAGAAGAAAACCAAGCCATCGAAAGTCTGA